One genomic region from Drosophila busckii strain San Diego stock center, stock number 13000-0081.31 chromosome 3R, ASM1175060v1, whole genome shotgun sequence encodes:
- the LOC108604593 gene encoding octopamine receptor beta-1R → MTMLLQKLGVKQPHESPSQSQSQSQSQAIYMPLLLEASGTQASYLNFVADGLVNMDETMSGGGGSGSGSGSSLALSIAAANGSTSTTGATAGSDAGSAHLTFVIVKCFIIGFIILAAILGNMLVIVSVMRHRKLRIITNYFVVSLAVADMLVALCAMTFNASVEISGRWMFGSLMCDVWNSFDVYFSTASIMHLCCISVDRYYAIVQPLDYPLIMTHRRVFIMLLMVWLSPALLSFLPICSGWYTTNDNWKYLKSNPHICEFKVNKAYAIVSSSMSFWIPGIVMLSMYYRIYQEADRQERLVYRSKVAALLLEKHLQISQIPKPRPSIQVEQSTITTMRRERKAARTLGIIMSAFLLCWLPFFVWYITFTLCDSCKTPRLVVGILFWIGYFNSALNPIIYAYFNRDFRAAFKKTLQSCCPYAFINCRAKFRGNGNGGAAGNLRRNTAGNRDNSGELPGCLNSTASTEIHMSVMRARQYAVSPTMTGQEQQQLHPLYTN, encoded by the exons ATGACAATGCTATTGCAAAAACTGGGCGTAAAGCAGCCACACGAGTCAccgtcacagtcacagtcacaatCACAATCACAGGCTATCTATAtgccactgctgctggagGCGAGCGGCACGCAAGcgagttatttaaattttgtagcgGATGGACTGGTTAATATGGATGAAACCATGagcggtggcggtggcagcggcagcggcagtggcagctcgTTGGCTCTGAGCATTGCAGCAGCTAATGGCAGCACGTCTACGACCGGCGCGACAGCGGGcagcgacgctggcagcgcacATTTGACATTCGTCATTGTCAAGTGTTTCATTATTGGTTTCATCATACTGGCGGCCATACTGGGCAACATGCTGGTGATTGTATCCGTTATGCGACATCGAAAGTTGCG CATCATTACCAACTATTTTGTGGTTTCACTGGCAGTGGCCGACATGCTTGTCGCACTCTGTGCCATGACATTTAATGCATCCGTCGAGATCTCGGGACGCTGGATGTTTGGCTCGCTAATGTGCGATGTGTGGAACAGTTTCGACGTCTACTTCTCCACGGCCAGCATCATGCATCTCTGCTGCATATCTGTGGACAG atACTACGCTATAGTACAACCGTTAGACTATCCGCTTATAATGACCCATCGACGTGTGTTCATCATGCTGCTGATGGTTTGGCTATCGCCTGCATTGCTTTCATTCTTGCCCATCTGCTCAGGCTGGTATACGACCAATGATAATTGGAAGTATCTCAAATCGAATCCACAT ATATGCGAATTCAAAGTGAACAAGGCCTATGCCATTGTGAGCTCATCGATGAGTTTCTGGATACCCGGAATTGTGATGCTCTCCATGTACTATCGCATCTACCAAGAGGCCGACCGCCAGGAGCGCTTGGTCTACAG ATCAAAAGTGGCCGCTCTGCTGCTGGAGAAGCATCTGCAGATTAGTCAAATACCAAAGCCAAGGCCCAGCATACAAGTGGAGCAGTCAACCATAACGACCATGCGGCGCGAACGGAAGGCGGCACGCACTCTGGGCATCATCATGAGCGCCTTTCTGCTCTGCTGGCTGCCGTTCTTTGTCTG GTACATCACATTCACGCTGTGCGATAGCTGCAAGACACCCCGTTTGGTCGTCGGCATACTCTTCTGGATTGGCTACTTCAACTCGGCGCTGAATCCCATTATCTATGCCTATTTCAATCGCGACTTTCGTGCTGCATTCAAGAAGACACTCCAG AGCTGCTGTCCCTATGCGTTCATCAATTGTCGCGCCAAGTTtcgtggcaatggcaacggcggCGCAGCTGGAAATCTTCGACGCAACACCGCTGGCAACAGAGACAATTCGGGTGAGTTGCCCGGCTGCTTGAACTCCACGGCCTCGACGGAGATACACATGAGTGTGATGCGTGCGCGTCAGTATGCGGTCTCGCCCACAATGACGGgtcaggagcagcagcagctgcatccgCTCTACACCAACTAA
- the LOC108604783 gene encoding 1-aminocyclopropane-1-carboxylate oxidase, with protein sequence MLKTKSSDDKLDTLLSRSAVPIIDLAHCGIEEVPVKSVVNRVGHQLQKALSEKGMALLVNHGISDEKLKTAWDHLDDFVNLEADVKQHYIRSDGDNHGYVSPGIERFDGKTPELRHAFNICTLNAQNLPEEPLPGFADHISTLANDFKALASFILQALAVSLDIPHTFFLEKHSHMLSGDHDNMTTLRMLYYPPIVDDEPGHSTNDVIKGRCQYSYQRCLSDQPDFRPEHNPRDDLNELDGMHNNQNGDGAVSEHKLPNGEVIRCGAHVDYGTFTLLSQDSEGGLEVKLPGSEKWHRVGHLPGAILVNCGEILSIWTKERYPALQHRVVIPEQEHIRARGRHSIAFFCHPDNITMISPSDLPQTEAEQNATCLKQRKKSFKAAKERVYNAYQIIQKKFKETYSSNNHSQ encoded by the exons gcATAGAGGAAGTGCCCGTCAAGTCGGTGGTCAACAGAGTGGGCCATCAGCTACAGAAGGCCTTGTCCGAGAAGGGCATGGCGCTGCTGGTTAATCATGGCATTTCCGATGAGAAA ctgaaAACCGCTTGGGATCATCTGGATGACTTTGTCAATCTGGAGGCGGATGTCAAACAGCATTATATACGCAGCGATGGCGATAATCACGGCTATGTCAGTCCGGGCATTGAGCGCTTTGATGGCAAGACGCCAGAGCTGCGTCATGCGTTCAACATATGCACATTGAATGCACAGAATCTGCCAGAGGAGCCGCTGCCAGGCTTTGCGGATCACATCAGCACGCTGGCGAATGACTTCAAGGCGCTGGCGAGCTTCATTCTGCAGGCGCTGGCCGTCTCGCTGGACATTCCGCACACATTCTTTCTGGAGAAACACTCACACATGCTGTCCGGCGATCACGACAACATGACCACACTGCGTATGCTTTATTACCCACCGATTGTCGATGATGAGCCTGGACATAGCACCAACGATGTGATCAAGGGCCGTTGCCAATACAGTTATCAGCGTTGTCTGTCCGATCAGCCAGACTTTCGTCCCGAGCACAATCCGCGCGACGACCTCAACGAGCTGGACGGCATGCACAACAATCAGAATGGCGATGGAGCTGTCTCGGAGCACAAGCTGCCCAATGGCGAGGTCATACGCTGTGGCGCTCATGTGGACTATGGCACATTTACGCTGCTGTCGCAAGACTCGGAGGGCGGACTGGAGGTGAAGCTGCCTGGCAGCGAAAAGTGGCATCGCGTTGGCCACTTGCCTGGTGCCATATTGGTCAACTGCGGTGAAATACTGTCTATCTGGACCAAGGAACGCTATCCCGCTTTG caacATCGCGTTGTCATACCAGAGCAGGAACACATACGTGCGCGTGGTCGACACTCCATTGCATTCTTCTGCCATCCAGATAACATAACGATGATATCTCCCAGCGATTTGCCACAAACAGAAGCCGAACAGAATGCAACGTGTCTCAAGCAGCGCAAGAAATCGTTCAAAGCAGCGAAAGAGCG cgtCTACAATGCGTATCAGATCATACAGAAAAAGTTCAAGGAAacttacagcagcaacaatcactCTCAATGA